A stretch of the uncultured Desulfobacter sp. genome encodes the following:
- a CDS encoding MBL fold metallo-hydrolase: protein MMDLTLLVDNNTLIDRYLTAEPGLSILIEDEDVTVLFDLGYSDLFLKNAGKLGKDLSRLDFLVLSHCHLDHTWGLDPFIRYLTERTIEDLDIKHPKLVAHPEVFSSVRVGPLAEIGCLVAKEKVGRHMELILSKTPVNLSARLVFLGEIPRKNTFEGQTPIGMKQTSDGLVPDLIPDDSALAYKSDRGLVIITGCSHAGICNIISHAQQVCGDERIADIIGGFHLLNPSTAQMTGTLDYFRHIKPLAIHACHCTDLDSKVALAGVAPLKETGVGLSLHFDSMT, encoded by the coding sequence ATGATGGATCTCACCCTGCTGGTAGACAATAACACACTTATAGACCGATATCTGACAGCCGAGCCGGGGTTGTCGATTCTGATCGAAGATGAAGATGTAACCGTGCTTTTTGATCTTGGCTATTCAGATCTGTTTTTAAAAAATGCCGGAAAACTGGGAAAGGATCTGTCCAGGCTGGATTTTTTGGTCCTTTCCCACTGTCACCTGGATCATACCTGGGGACTGGACCCTTTTATCCGTTACCTGACAGAACGCACCATTGAAGACCTGGACATAAAGCATCCGAAACTTGTGGCCCATCCGGAGGTTTTTTCTTCCGTGCGAGTTGGGCCCTTGGCAGAGATCGGATGTCTGGTGGCAAAGGAAAAGGTTGGGCGCCACATGGAGTTGATCCTGTCTAAAACCCCGGTCAACTTAAGTGCCCGCCTTGTGTTTTTAGGTGAAATTCCCAGGAAGAATACCTTTGAAGGTCAGACGCCCATCGGTATGAAGCAGACATCTGACGGACTTGTTCCAGACCTGATTCCGGACGATTCCGCGCTGGCATATAAATCAGACCGGGGACTTGTCATCATCACAGGCTGCTCCCATGCAGGGATTTGTAACATTATTTCCCATGCACAACAGGTGTGTGGGGACGAGCGGATTGCTGACATTATCGGTGGTTTCCATCTGCTCAATCCGTCAACTGCACAGATGACAGGAACCCTGGATTATTTCCGGCACATAAAGCCCTTGGCCATCCATGCCTGCCACTGTACGGATCTTGATTCAAAGGTTGCGCTGGCCGGGGTTGCACCGTTGAAAGAGACGGGTGTCGGGCTGTCCCTTCACTTTGATTCCATGACCTGA
- a CDS encoding MCP four helix bundle domain-containing protein: MTAKQTSFISLKTKLIAGFLIVSLITLIVGGIGFFRISHNIDQVDKMVAQDVYFLEQTKDFKILALQHRRYEKDLFLNIGNKEKQKSYLKKFNKKSTTTLQLIDKIAAMVKDDPTLGDEALQAILKAKSAYIEYKNNFMQLSQTVLSDKNITPQKANKLMLPFKEHIYHFEANIDELEKLAFKKVETASENVIQSGKQAKIFICAFVIIGFTFSVVLGLILAGKFTAPILKAVRFAEKMAEGDLNQVIDVRQNDEIGQLARSLNAMSHSMRAMFEDIIKSSDVLNS; this comes from the coding sequence ATGACTGCAAAGCAAACTTCGTTTATTTCACTTAAGACAAAATTGATCGCAGGTTTTTTGATTGTTTCTTTGATCACATTGATCGTAGGCGGAATTGGGTTCTTTAGAATTTCACACAATATTGACCAGGTGGATAAAATGGTTGCCCAGGATGTCTATTTTTTAGAACAGACTAAAGACTTCAAAATTTTGGCACTCCAGCATAGGCGATACGAAAAGGATCTTTTCCTGAATATCGGAAATAAAGAGAAGCAGAAGAGCTATTTAAAAAAGTTCAATAAAAAGTCTACCACGACATTACAGTTAATCGATAAAATAGCGGCTATGGTCAAAGATGATCCTACATTGGGAGATGAAGCCTTGCAGGCCATTTTAAAGGCAAAAAGCGCATATATCGAATACAAAAATAATTTTATGCAATTGTCACAAACGGTCCTTTCCGATAAGAATATTACACCGCAAAAGGCTAACAAGCTTATGCTGCCGTTCAAAGAACATATTTATCATTTTGAAGCAAACATTGATGAACTTGAAAAATTGGCGTTTAAAAAAGTGGAGACCGCATCTGAAAATGTTATTCAGTCCGGAAAACAAGCCAAAATTTTTATCTGCGCTTTTGTCATTATCGGTTTTACTTTCAGTGTTGTACTGGGTCTGATCCTTGCCGGAAAATTCACGGCACCAATATTAAAGGCGGTCCGGTTTGCTGAAAAAATGGCAGAAGGGGATTTGAACCAGGTAATAGATGTCAGGCAAAATGATGAAATTGGTCAACTTGCCAGATCTTTGAATGCCATGTCCCATAGCATGCGGGCGATGTTTGAGGATATCATCAAAAGTTCCGATGTGTTGAATTCGTAA
- the chrA gene encoding chromate efflux transporter: MPLKEMSDKKVSLWLLFLLFVKIGCIAFGGFTALIAVVETELIRKRNLLSTQDMLNGVSLAMLLPGPVAVNTVGYAGFRLRGGWGAFVSVTGVILPSFFLLIGLSQVYFSYGDIPVVGKLFAGFIPAVTAIIITTAWNMSKKAITNWSGFSIGLAAAVILLSIGGFYTTLMIIVGAGLAGLGLYPGQKTDAAIVSQARCGAGTGMSKIRFYLGVGILIVFLILFFVPVSGLGNDSLARIFVTFSGMSLMLFGGDFVFIPLIQQIVVDGLHWVTLPEFTSAIAMGQVTPGPILISAAFIGYKIKGLIGAALATFAIFFPSALLMITASQVLDRIKGSGTMQAALTGIRAAVVGMVFAAAVVIGRGCECHWATPVIFFTALAALMRFNVDIAYIIPCAGFIGVLLY; the protein is encoded by the coding sequence GTGCCATTAAAGGAAATGTCAGATAAAAAAGTTTCACTTTGGTTGCTTTTTCTGTTGTTTGTCAAAATCGGTTGTATTGCTTTTGGCGGCTTTACTGCGCTGATCGCCGTGGTGGAAACCGAACTGATTCGCAAACGCAACCTCTTGTCCACCCAGGATATGCTCAACGGGGTCTCTTTAGCCATGCTGCTCCCCGGCCCTGTTGCCGTCAATACGGTAGGGTATGCCGGTTTTCGCCTCCGGGGTGGTTGGGGCGCGTTTGTAAGTGTCACGGGCGTTATCCTGCCTTCCTTTTTCCTTTTGATCGGACTTTCCCAGGTTTACTTTTCCTATGGTGATATCCCGGTAGTCGGCAAATTGTTTGCCGGGTTTATACCTGCGGTGACGGCAATTATCATCACTACAGCATGGAACATGAGCAAAAAGGCCATAACCAACTGGTCCGGATTCTCTATCGGCCTGGCTGCAGCAGTAATCCTTCTGAGTATCGGCGGTTTTTACACCACCTTGATGATTATTGTGGGAGCAGGGCTTGCCGGTTTAGGTTTATATCCCGGTCAAAAAACCGATGCCGCGATTGTATCCCAGGCACGGTGTGGGGCCGGTACGGGTATGTCGAAGATCAGATTTTACCTGGGAGTGGGGATATTGATTGTTTTTCTGATTCTTTTTTTTGTTCCGGTATCAGGGCTGGGCAATGATTCCCTGGCCAGAATATTTGTCACCTTTTCCGGCATGAGCCTGATGCTCTTTGGTGGTGACTTTGTATTTATCCCATTGATTCAGCAGATTGTGGTGGATGGGCTGCATTGGGTAACTCTGCCGGAATTTACTTCAGCCATTGCCATGGGTCAAGTAACTCCGGGGCCTATTTTGATCAGTGCCGCCTTTATCGGGTATAAGATTAAAGGCCTGATCGGGGCCGCCCTTGCCACCTTTGCCATTTTTTTCCCTTCGGCCCTGCTCATGATCACAGCCTCCCAGGTACTGGACCGGATTAAGGGCTCAGGGACCATGCAGGCTGCTTTGACCGGAATCCGTGCAGCCGTGGTGGGCATGGTCTTTGCGGCAGCCGTGGTCATCGGCCGTGGCTGTGAGTGCCACTGGGCCACGCCGGTCATTTTTTTTACGGCCCTGGCTGCATTGATGCGCTTTAACGTTGATATTGCATATATAATCCCTTGTGCAGGGTTTATTGGGGTGCTGCTTTATTAA